The sequence AcaactgttgtttttcttgACTTTGTCCAGTGTCTTAAGTGGTTCAGAGTGGAGGACCTACCAGCGCACAAGAAGGACACCACACCCAAAACCAACCTCGGCCTGAGCCCCAACAACTTCTTCATGGTCATGCCATTCATCAAGTAAGGATACTACATCACAGGGTTTAAAACCCGCTTTTCAACAGATTTGGTCAATGTGACTGACGATTGGTAACGGaagctacctgaaatgtctgagactctgaccattttcaaatcATCTTTCATATATATCACATACCCAGGTCTTTCTTGAGCAATTAAGAGTTCTTCATAAGGATTTTATACGAAAAAGTAAGTAAATAAGTTAAATAGATAAGTTATAATGAAAGCTGTTTTCCTCAATTTGAGTTGTATCCATCTCCTTTTTTCACCTTAGAACTTTGAGAAAGTGGATCACAACTAGAAAGAAAGCCGGTAGCTCACTGCCACCCTCCAAACACCTCACGGACACAGCGGTAGCCAAGACAGCGTCGTCAACAACCAACATGAATCGGAGTCAGAAAGGCAGAAAGCAGGACACAGCGCCCGATGGGACCCCGGAGAAAGACGGTCTCGTCGCGCTGACAGACAGACATCgagcgcagcagcagctgtacTTCGCACAGCAGAGCCAGAAGGAGTTTGAAGAATACCTGAATTTTAAGGTTAATGATCCCTCTATCATTCATCTTGATCGTAGAATTTACAGCTATCAGGTGGTTGTATTGTGTACCAATCATGTAGAGAAAGTCATTGTTGACCAGTTTAGGTCACTAAagggctaatcttccactgCTTGTGACAGACTTTTTGTAAGGGGGAAATGACTCTAGCTTTCTGTGTCAAGCACAATGAAAAGTGGACCATGCTTTATAGTCCCATTCTAAGgattgcaaccctttccagtagcgtgcatgtcagaACTTGAACTCCCCACCACCTGGTCACTTACTGGACTATGCATGCTACTAAACAGCGTGAGGGCAAAGCGTGCATTTTTCACATGTTTAAAAAGACAGGCACATTTTATCCTATCTACAGGAGCCACCTACACGAGCCTCACGCAGGCACAAGCACAGTGAGGGAGATGGACAGACCCCTGACAGGAAGGGCAAAGGAAAGAAGAAGTCATCTGTGAGTTTGCATTTAAtgtgttgcatttttttcaaaccccCCAAAAATGTATCCGATGAAAAAACCCATGTGACTCtaaaaagatacaaatatgCAGAGTATGTGATACTGGTCAGGTTGATAAACTTTGCCCTAATCAGCCAGCTTGCTGTCATCTtttcagtacattttgtactcagTTGGAGAGAGCTATTTAAGAAAAGTGAATGTTTGCAAGGTATGGTCTATTCATGTTCATGAGTGATGCATATGTTTATATGTCTTCCTTTCAATCACAAATACCAGATATCTAtctttgattttctttccagGGCCAACATAATGGAAGGGCAGATAGGAAAAGAATTGATGATCTCTTTGCAGGTAAAGTCCATTTTCCCCTTTCTATGACCTTGGCCTCTCCTAGTCAATAACACAGTCATTTCTTGTAATGTGGTCCCTGTTGATTTGGTCATTCGCTCTTCTCTCTTTTGAGCTCTTTTTTTGCCTTCTAACCTTGATGGTTGTGTTACAGATGCCATGACCACCTACACTGCAACATCAAGTTCAGATAACAAGGACATCCCAAAGTTCTCCTCCCCTGCTTTCCTGAACTTCAAGTTTGACAGATCAGCCATCTTTGCcagctacaatgtacataataggCATGGCGGGTCCAGATCACGGCATGGCAAGGACTGATTTGCCAAGAGGACAGGACAGTGTGTGATTTTTGGGCAACCCCGTAAggtacactctcactgcacttgcctCAAGCtggtgtcactgcggggtttgttcactgcatgatcactgttttgttattttctgcgattttttatgatttagatattgcgtaatacacaaaagtatgacttagaagacaacaaaatacacaaaaagtaagaaaattggtTCTTCAATtcattgagtatctttcaaaccctgcattgatgcaagcttgacgcaagtgcagtgagagtgcacctttaggagTAAAGCCTTTTTTTGATTCATATGATCTATATTGAACTGGTTTTCACACTAAATCATTTtggtaaaagaagaaaaaaggcaagctgtttttttttctagttcgACTTCTGAAAGGAAATATTTTGTAAGAAACTTAATGTTCCTGGCAAATACATTTGAGCTGAGAATTAGGGAATCCTGGCTGTCCTGTAAGGCATGGTTTCAGAGATAGCCCAGGATGTTTTAATGTTTTAGAGACTAGCGAAGGAACTGATATTGTTTTAGATAAAATAAAAGGTCTGAGATTGTGTATTTCTACTAAAAGTAGTCAGCTGAAGGACAATGTGCAATTGACAAAGTCTAAGGAGACAGAAGGGTTGTGGTAAAGTAACTTTTCAGTCTGATTCCATCAGGAACTTCTATGTATGGACAAATGTCTCACCACTTATGTAGAGGAAGTGGCAGTGCGCTAAACAAATGCAGTAAGACAATTTAAACATATTGCCAAACAAAAATATGCTATGGAGGGTAAATTGCAGATTGTATAGAAATTTGCACTTTTCCCTGACGTTATTAACAAAACTCTATCATTGCTATCATTTCTCCTGGTATTGTAGACATGTTCTTCTGCATTACTGACCTTGAAACTttggcagtggttttattttctttgtgaCCTCCATTGTGAATTCAGGACACCACCAATGTAAGTTTCTAATGTATGACACCACACATCAGAATAGTTTCAACCGCAAAGTTAAAATGATGCAAAAACCTCGTTTTCCTCATACCACAAAATAGAAGTTAAGTAAATGAATtatcaaacatgttcaaggcaAGTATGAAGCC comes from Branchiostoma floridae strain S238N-H82 chromosome 2, Bfl_VNyyK, whole genome shotgun sequence and encodes:
- the LOC118410364 gene encoding m7GpppN-mRNA hydrolase-like — protein: MEMSTVAIPTDVLDDLCSRFIINIPSEERDDLIRVCFQIELAHWFYLDFFRQERPELPSCGMRDFSSIIFKHCPFLNDHVDTVDNIMAEWRSYKMSVPTYGGILLDESLENVLLVQGYLAKASWGFPKGKVNKDEPEDTCAIREVLEETSFDITPLLDPEAYIEHRMNEQLVRLYIVAGVSMETDFKPKTRKEIKCLKWFRVEDLPAHKKDTTPKTNLGLSPNNFFMVMPFIKTLRKWITTRKKAGSSLPPSKHLTDTAVAKTASSTTNMNRSQKGRKQDTAPDGTPEKDGLVALTDRHRAQQQLYFAQQSQKEFEEYLNFKEPPTRASRRHKHSEGDGQTPDRKGKGKKKSSGQHNGRADRKRIDDLFADAMTTYTATSSSDNKDIPKFSSPAFLNFKFDRSAIFASYNVHNRHGGSRSRHGKD